A region of Mesoplodon densirostris isolate mMesDen1 chromosome 11, mMesDen1 primary haplotype, whole genome shotgun sequence DNA encodes the following proteins:
- the LOC132499280 gene encoding cytokine receptor common subunit beta-like, which yields MALTRGLHPLVLLLLCWGPCVAGAQGTYPLQTLRCHNDYTSRIVCRWADTKDAQRLVNVTLHRRLNRGLPQPVSCDLSDGMPWFDGHCPSCVPRICVIPYEVFVIADHDYFSFRPDQPLGAQLTVTLSQHVQPPAPRDLNIRAAGDGFLLSWSVAHGSSQSHWLSSLEFEVVYRRLQDSWEDAPTIYSSTSRAILGPEHLMPSSSYVARVRTRLAPASGLSGRPSQWSTEVRWASPPGNESQPQNLQCFFDGAALLRCSWEVRSEVTRSVSFTLFYKSGPSAREEECSPVQTEETSSPYVRHCCQIPVPDPRNHSQYIVSVRPKEEEKLIKSSDNIQMAPPTLNVTKGKDGYILHWKEEKMNYEHIACIFQVQYKKEAASWEETKTEDFQNAHSMCLPPLEPATRYQARVRVKPDPQGYNGIWSEWSDGSSWDTEWVLPTWVLVLSLVISTLILLVSLRFCGIYGYRLNQKWEEKIPNPSKSHLFQNGRTELQLPHGLRGVGSGSPAHRGLWGGSSAQLEGVSPVDFGHSEVSPLTTEDPKDACDSSSEPDMTLVTSDLLTEQPPKPPPELATPAGRPESQDSGFDFNGPYLGPPDSRSLPDIVGQQGPLQTGMSRKPQPPGSLEYLCLPTGGQVQLVPLAQVMGLGKARDADLRSSPGTEGNPSLEPGAGPAPPEPGVMVGGQGPKDRAPPGLPTGSRGPEEGTVATGYVTTADLTFTPPTGSPSPSQAPPLNLPSDQHPYFRPGLGDGPPGSLDPRKPEFDGYVELPPTPGQFPQSPLASPAPPAANSPDLIPGPPRADVFSVSPTPEGLLVLQQVGDYCFLPGPGSGPVSPQSKPTSPGPCPEIRDLNQVFQAKKPPSQAIPQVPAIQLFKALKQQDYLPLPPWDVSRPGEVR from the exons ATGGCGCTGACCCGGGGGCTGCACCCCCTCGTCCTGCTGCTGCTCTGCTGGGGGCCCTGTGTGGCAGGGGCCCAAG GGACCTACCCCCTGCAGACCCTGCGCTGCCATAACGACTACACCAGCCGCATCGTCTGCAGGTGGGCGGACACCAAGGATGCCCAGCGGCTGGTCAACGTGACCCTCCACCGCAGGCTGAACAG GGGCCTTCCACAGCCAGTGTCCTGCGATCTCAGTGATGGCATGCCCTGGTTCGATGGCCATTGTCCCAGCTGTGTGCCTAGAATATGTGTCATTCCCTATGAAGTTTTTGTCATTGCTGACCATGACTACTTCTCATTCCGACCGGACCAGCCTCTGGGCGCCCAGCTCACCGTGACTCTGAGTCAGCATG TGCAGCCCCCCGCACCCAGGGACCTCAACATCCGTGCTGCCGGGGACGGTTTCCTGCTGTCCTGGAGTGTGGCCCATGGGAGTTCCCAGAGCCACTGGCTGTCCAGCCTGGAGTTTGAGGTGGTCTACAGGCGGCTTCAGGACTCCTGGGAG GACGCCCCCACCATCTACTCCAGCACCTCCCGGGCCATCCTGGGGCCAGAGCACCTCATGCCCAGCAGCAGCTATGTGGCCCGAGTGCGCACCAGGCTGGCCCCGGCCTCGGGGCTCTCAGGACGGCCCAGCCAATGGAGCACAGAGGTTCGCTGGGCCTCCCCGCCAG GGAATGAGTCGCAGCCCCAGAACCTCCAGTGCTTCTTCGACGGGGCTGCCCTGCTCCGCTGCTCCTGGGAAGTGAGGTCCGAGGTGACCCGCTCGGTCTCCTTCACCCTCTTCTACAAGTCCGGCCCCAGTGCAAG GGAGGAAGAATGTTCCCCAGTGCAGACGGAGGAGACCAGCAGCCCTTACGTCCGGCACTGCTGCCAGATTCCCGTGCCTGACCCCAGGAACCACAGCCAGTACATCGTCTCTGTTCGaccaaaggaggaagagaaacttATAAAGAGCTCAGATAACA TCCAGATGGCTCCTCCAACCCTCAACGTGACCAAGGGCAAAGACGGCTACATCCTGcactggaaagaagaaaaaatgaactaTGAACACATAGCTTGCATCTTCCAGGTCCAGTACAAGAAAGAAGCAGCCTCATGGGAG GAGACCAAGACAGAGGACTTCCAGAATGCCCACAGCATGTGCCTGCCACCTCTGGAGCCTGCCACCAGGTACCAGGCCAGAGTGAGAGTCAAACCTGACCCCCAAGGCTACAACGGGATCTGGAGCGAGTGGAGTGATGGGAGCTCCTGGGACACCGAGTGGG TGCTCCCCACGTGGGTCCTGGTGCTTAGCCTGGTCATCAGCACCTTGATCCTGCTCGTGTCCCTGCGCTTCTGTGGCATCTACGGGTACAG GCTGAACCAGAAGTGGGAAGAGAAAATCCCCAACCCCAGCAAGAGCCACCTGTTCCAG AACGGGCGCACCGAGCTCCAGCTCCCACACGGCCTGCGCGGCGTCGGCAGTGGGAGCCCCGCACACAGGGGGCTCTGGGGCGGCAGCTCCGCTCAGCTGGAGGG GGTGTCCCCTGTAGACTTCGGGCACAGCGAGGTGTCACCTCTCACCACAGAGGACCCGAAAGATGCCTGTGACTCATCATCTGAGCCTGACATGACTCTGGTCACCTCGGACCTCCTCACGGAGCAGCCGCCCAAGCCCCCGCCAGAGCTGGCCACCCCCGCAGGCAGGCCTGAGAGCCAGGATTCTGGCTTTGATTTCAATGGCCCCTACCTGGGGCCACCCGACAGCCGCTCCCTGCCGGACATCGTGGGCCAGCAGGGGCCCCTACAGACAGGCATGAGCAGGAAGCCGCAGCCCCCAGGGTCCCTGGAGTACCTGTGTCTGCCCACAGGGGGGCAGGTGCAGCTGGTCCCACTGGCCCAGGTGATGGGGCTGGGCAAAGCCAGGGATGCGGACCTGAGGTCCAGCCCAGGCACCGAGGGGAACCCTTCCCTGGAGCCAGGGGCAGGCCCTGCCCCTCCTGAGCCTGGGGTGATGGTGGGTGGTCAAGGCCCGAAGGACAGGGCCCCCCCAGGTCTGCCCACTGGCTCTCGGGGTCCTGAGGAAGGCACTGTGGCCACTGGTTACGTCACCACTGCAGATCTGACATTCACCCCACCCACAGGGTCCCCATCTCCTTCCCAGGCTCCCCCTCTGAACCTCCCCTCAGACCAGCACCCCTACTTCCGTCCTGGACTGGGTGATGGTCCCCCTGGATCCCTAGACCCACGGAAGCCAGAGTTCGACGGCTATGTGGAGCTCCCTCCAACCCCAGGCCAGTTTCCCCAGTCCCCTctggccagccctgcccctcctgcAGCCAACAGTCCTGACCTGATCCCAGGGCCGCCCCGGGCAGATGTGTTCTCAGTCTCCCCAACCCCTGAGGGGCTCCTCGTCCTGCAGCAGGTGGGTGACTACTGTTTCCTCCCTGGCCCAGGGTCTGGCCCTGTCTCACCCCAGAGTAAGCCCACCTCCCCAGGACCCTGTCCTGAGATCAGAGACCTCAACCAGGTGTTCCAGGCCAAGAAGCCCCCATCTCAGGCCATTCCCCAGGTGCCGGCCATTCAGCTCTTCAAAGCCCTGAAGCAGCAGGATTACTTGCCACTGCCCCCTTGGGATGTCAGCAGGCCTGGGGAGGTGCGCTGA